The following coding sequences are from one Pigmentibacter sp. JX0631 window:
- a CDS encoding OmpH family outer membrane protein, with translation MVINFKNILALVTTTLLMQSLSSQASMANESKTTSASSVGKLKICVVNVQAAILKTNEGEAARQKIQVDIDKDREALRVKQNELKGLEEKYKAQEAVLGAEDKDKLQKQFQGKLQELQKAQMNFEQNARQKEIAATQEIYQKLINIVRETRKAENCTVAFDSGAGVLLDADEVKDITQKTIEKYNAMHKPKDLKDKKEAKK, from the coding sequence ATGGTCATAAATTTTAAAAATATATTAGCTTTAGTAACTACGACTCTTTTAATGCAAAGTCTTTCTTCTCAGGCTTCGATGGCCAATGAATCCAAGACTACTTCAGCTTCTTCGGTTGGTAAATTAAAAATTTGTGTCGTCAATGTTCAAGCCGCAATATTAAAAACGAATGAAGGCGAAGCTGCTAGACAAAAAATCCAAGTTGATATCGACAAAGATCGTGAAGCTTTAAGAGTTAAACAAAACGAATTAAAGGGGCTTGAAGAAAAGTATAAAGCTCAAGAAGCCGTACTTGGCGCTGAAGATAAAGATAAACTTCAAAAACAATTCCAAGGAAAACTTCAAGAATTGCAAAAAGCGCAAATGAATTTTGAACAAAATGCAAGACAAAAAGAAATTGCAGCAACTCAAGAAATCTATCAAAAATTAATCAATATAGTAAGAGAAACTCGAAAAGCTGAAAACTGTACAGTTGCTTTCGACAGTGGTGCCGGAGTCCTATTAGATGCTGATGAAGTAAAAGACATCACTCAAAAAACTATAGAAAAATACAATGCAATGCACAAACCTAAAGATCTTAAAGATAAAAAAGAGGCTAAAAAATGA
- the bamA gene encoding outer membrane protein assembly factor BamA: MASLLAMNSHAQPSAPFSAQWSQTVTKIVIQGNKTVTNEAILNLMTIKVGTKLSPTIVSTDIKNIFGSSYFQDVKFDKGTNNELIVSVVEKPTVNDIIYEGFDVVSASSLKEKILTKKYTIVDEKKLSQDLRSIEQAYTEKGYYLSKPTYSLELTEQGSVNVVFQVKENRPIQVRKVDILGNEYFNDSELQGFMATRPYSWLSIITGAGLYKDEFIAADQQNLTYYYRDNGYAEATVASPISKLDRNKKDIAVSFFIEEGERFNIGKISITGDLILTEEEIKEQLSLKEGKIYRISKFNYDMKNLKVIYGDKGYAFAYVYPTFNIDRVKRIYDITYNITKGEKAYFRKFNVEGNVKTRDNVIRRALKVTEGELFGSTKLEKSKQNIERLGFFETVQIVQEPDEQNHAMDLKIIIKEKPTGKISASLGASPDMSGSGISFFGQLQYQEPNLLGKAYNIGVNGQISPNQQDNSQFNYAIGLNFGNPSIYDSPWSYSIGGNYSHNVSSLTSSSAINKIYITQNVVSGTLTVGREVIENLRFNLGYSLANTTTDPTSPLTGKFNASGSTEKIIQNLTYDATDNYLNPTSGIFLSGTNAIAFKGYFGQYSFGSSSALFSGYIPVNFSDNFKTNFRLAFQPRFVYQIYEDEPVPLWERLKLGNAYYMKGYSNAGETLSPTESVTLSNLTGQTVNLDSGGNRSFYSTVEYFVPVIPQAGLRFVAFAEAGTVLDDYDSFSSDNIKYDVGFGFRWTTPIAPFRFEWAFPVEKNGKLGQAHFIFSIGSDSFNNM, encoded by the coding sequence GTGGCTAGTCTTCTTGCCATGAATTCTCATGCACAACCATCAGCTCCCTTTTCAGCGCAATGGAGTCAAACGGTTACTAAAATAGTCATTCAAGGAAATAAAACAGTAACAAATGAAGCAATATTAAATTTAATGACTATAAAAGTAGGAACAAAATTATCACCAACAATTGTTTCTACTGATATAAAAAATATTTTTGGCAGTAGCTATTTCCAAGATGTAAAATTTGATAAAGGAACAAACAACGAATTAATAGTATCTGTCGTTGAAAAGCCTACTGTAAATGATATTATTTATGAAGGTTTTGATGTAGTTTCTGCTTCCTCATTAAAAGAAAAAATTCTTACAAAAAAATATACTATTGTTGATGAAAAAAAATTATCTCAAGATCTGCGCAGTATTGAACAAGCTTATACCGAAAAAGGTTACTATTTATCTAAACCCACTTACAGTCTTGAACTTACAGAACAAGGATCTGTAAACGTTGTTTTTCAAGTAAAAGAAAATAGACCTATTCAAGTCAGAAAAGTTGATATCTTAGGTAATGAATACTTTAATGATTCTGAACTCCAAGGTTTTATGGCAACAAGACCATACTCTTGGCTATCAATAATAACTGGCGCTGGACTTTATAAAGATGAATTTATTGCTGCTGATCAACAAAACTTAACATATTATTATAGAGATAATGGTTATGCAGAAGCAACGGTTGCTTCTCCAATATCAAAATTAGACAGAAATAAAAAAGATATAGCTGTTTCTTTTTTTATAGAAGAAGGTGAACGTTTTAATATAGGTAAAATCTCTATTACAGGAGATTTAATTTTAACCGAAGAAGAAATCAAAGAACAATTATCTTTAAAAGAAGGTAAAATATACCGGATATCAAAGTTTAATTATGACATGAAAAATCTTAAAGTAATTTATGGTGACAAAGGCTACGCATTTGCCTACGTTTATCCTACTTTTAATATTGATCGTGTAAAAAGAATTTATGACATTACATACAATATTACAAAGGGCGAAAAAGCTTATTTCAGAAAATTTAATGTTGAAGGAAATGTAAAGACACGAGATAACGTCATTAGAAGAGCCTTGAAGGTAACAGAAGGTGAGTTATTTGGCTCGACAAAATTAGAAAAAAGTAAACAAAATATAGAACGACTTGGTTTTTTTGAAACCGTTCAAATAGTCCAAGAGCCTGATGAACAAAATCACGCAATGGATTTGAAAATAATAATTAAAGAAAAACCTACTGGTAAAATTTCTGCTTCTCTTGGCGCTTCCCCTGATATGTCAGGTTCTGGAATCTCTTTTTTCGGCCAGCTACAATATCAAGAGCCAAACCTTCTTGGAAAAGCGTATAATATTGGGGTTAATGGACAAATTAGTCCCAACCAACAAGATAACAGCCAATTTAATTACGCCATCGGTTTGAACTTCGGAAATCCTAGTATTTATGACAGTCCTTGGAGTTACAGTATAGGCGGAAATTACTCCCATAATGTTTCTTCGTTAACTTCAAGTTCAGCAATTAATAAAATCTATATAACCCAAAATGTTGTATCTGGAACTTTAACTGTTGGGCGAGAAGTAATTGAAAATTTACGATTTAACCTTGGTTATTCTTTAGCTAACACCACCACAGATCCTACTTCTCCTCTAACAGGAAAGTTCAACGCATCAGGCTCAACTGAAAAAATAATTCAAAACCTGACTTATGACGCAACTGATAACTACCTTAACCCCACATCAGGAATTTTTCTTTCTGGAACGAATGCTATTGCATTCAAAGGGTACTTTGGTCAGTATTCTTTTGGCTCAAGTTCAGCCCTATTTTCAGGCTATATTCCTGTAAATTTCTCGGATAATTTCAAAACAAATTTTAGACTAGCTTTTCAACCACGTTTTGTTTATCAAATTTACGAGGACGAGCCAGTTCCATTATGGGAAAGATTAAAACTGGGTAACGCATATTATATGAAAGGGTACTCAAATGCAGGAGAAACTTTATCTCCTACAGAATCAGTAACTCTTTCAAATTTAACAGGACAAACAGTCAATTTAGACTCTGGTGGTAACAGAAGCTTTTACTCAACAGTCGAATACTTTGTACCAGTTATACCGCAAGCAGGGTTACGATTTGTCGCTTTTGCAGAAGCGGGCACAGTATTAGATGATTACGATAGTTTCTCTTCTGATAATATAAAGTATGATGTGGGATTTGGTTTTCGCTGGACAACACCTATCGCTCCTTTCAGATTTGAATGGGCATTTCCAGTAGAAAAAAATGGAAAATTAGGTCAAGCACACTTTATTTTCTCAATTGGGTCTGACAGCTTTAATAATATGTAA
- a CDS encoding ABC transporter ATP-binding protein produces the protein MLAVEVKQLKKVYQFGEQEINALNGINFAVKKGEIVAVTGESGSGKSTLLHILGTLDSPSSGEIFVDYKNPFSKNDKLVSSFRNLHIGFIFQHNNLLPEFNALENVMMPGLIAGKKNKIVKEKAENLLETVGLTKRLKHYPGQLSGGEQQRVAIARALINDPVLVLADEPSGNLDSKNAYLIHDLFKEINKKYQSTILVVTHNNEFADSLPRRIRLRDGIVLSDDKSQI, from the coding sequence GTGCTAGCAGTAGAAGTAAAACAATTAAAAAAAGTATATCAATTTGGTGAACAAGAAATAAATGCATTAAATGGAATTAATTTTGCAGTAAAAAAAGGGGAAATTGTTGCTGTAACCGGAGAAAGCGGTTCTGGTAAAAGCACTCTTTTGCATATATTAGGAACTCTAGATTCACCTTCTAGCGGTGAAATTTTCGTAGACTACAAAAATCCTTTTAGCAAAAATGATAAGCTTGTTAGTTCGTTTAGAAATTTACACATAGGATTTATTTTTCAACATAATAATCTATTGCCTGAGTTTAATGCCCTAGAAAATGTTATGATGCCAGGCCTTATTGCTGGGAAGAAAAATAAAATAGTAAAAGAAAAAGCTGAAAATTTATTAGAAACAGTTGGTTTAACAAAAAGGTTAAAACATTATCCAGGCCAACTTAGTGGTGGAGAACAACAAAGAGTTGCCATAGCTAGAGCTTTAATAAATGATCCTGTACTTGTTTTAGCTGACGAACCCTCAGGGAATCTAGATTCAAAAAATGCCTATTTAATTCATGATTTATTCAAAGAAATCAATAAAAAATATCAATCAACAATCTTAGTAGTGACCCACAATAATGAATTTGCTGATTCATTACCAAGAAGAATCAGGCTTAGAGACGGGATTGTCCTTTCAGATGATAAAAGTCAAATCTAA